One Thamnophis elegans isolate rThaEle1 chromosome 2, rThaEle1.pri, whole genome shotgun sequence genomic window, TGGGACATCATTATCTGCCCAAGCTTTGAAATCACTATAAAAAATTGCATCCCTTGCTAAATAAGAAATATTTAGTATCCCAATTAGTGCAAGAAGTTTTGCACTAATGCAAAGAAGGGGCAAAGATTATGTTCCACTTTATAGGCATTTAAACCTTTGTTTGAACCAAATTTACAAAGATATCCTATTGCCCTCagcaatctgcgtcctcattttaccaacctcagaagtaCGGAaaactaagtcaaccttgagccaatcagaatCGAGCTGCTGGCagtcagtttgtttgtttgtttaaatgtttggatgtttattaacatttgtaggccacccttttccctgaggggactcagggcggctcacataaaatcagggagggggaatacaaacaatgacgtagacacatataataaaagtaataagcaacatacattcatcattcgggaggggcggctatccttgtccccaggcctgacgggctagccagttcttaagggctgtgcggaaggcctggacggtggtgagggtacgaatctccacggggaattTGGATTTtaacctctttcaaaccagcagtcctctctgtccataATGgacttctggacagagaggaccattggtttgaaagagggactCAAAACACTCATCTACATTaagattgaacagccctctctcaagaGAGGGGGCGGGATACAACACCGCCTGTCTCCTGTTCaccacacagtcctttcagcagttcaaagaaggttccacacccatttgcactatttgggtgaccctgaggacataggGCCTCCATCACTCTCAGAatgagtgctaatgaccagacttcaaggaatataaattcttccatctgccaccattcagtcaaaactgaagaagcttcttggatgagatgcaaaaagtcttcaaagaaaagcaaagtccagttgcctttttaagaagcacctttgggacaaccatgatctggatggctGAAAATCTCCGCATACAGCTGGTGAAAAGTGCTCAATTGTTTTACACATGACAATGTTTAGAATCTCAACAACATGTTCCAAGAGTAAAAAGGCAATCAAGCATCCATAAATTGTTCCCTTCCAGACTCTTGAACTAAAACCATGCCCTTGAGTGATgcaaaacttgcctccagaagttgtgaacgctccaacactggaagtttttaagaagagattggacaatcattgtctgaagtgatgtagggtttcctgcctaagcagggggttagactagtaCACCTCCAaagtcatttcatttttttcatttatttgggatttataggccgcccttttccctgaggggactcagggcggcttacattcataggaaaagGGGGGGTGCAATataaagacataaacaatatgtgaataaaatagacagtaaaaaacacaactttcattcaacactcaacactcgggcggggtgaattagaaacttatccccaggcctgacgggatagccaggtcttaagggctgtgcggaaggtctggacggtggtgagggtgcgaatcttgacggggaggtcgttccacagggtcggagctgctactgaaaaggctctcctccgcgtagtcgccagtcggcattgactggcggatggaattcggaggaggcccaatctgtgcgatctaattggtcggagggaggtaatcggcaggaggcggtctctcaagtactcagatccactaccatggagggctttaaaggtggtaagtaataccctgaagcgcacccagagatcgacaggtagccagtgcagctcgcggaggataggtgttatgtgggcgaaccgcggtgcgcccactatcactcgcgcggctgcattctggactaactgcagtcgccgaatgcacttcaatggcagccccatgtagagcacattgcaaagtcccttccaactctgttattctattctaaaactgTTGTTTTTCAACAATGCACCTCTGTTGCAACAGTCATTCCCAATTCCCCTTCTAATCATTAAAATCATGGTTATTTATTCTATTTGTGTGGGAGGGGGAATCTTATATGAGATTTCTGCTACCACCATGACTTTTAAAGTAATGTGACAAAAACGGGATATCCTAGATATCCTATAGAAATCCTAGACATATGATCTGAAACTACTCCTACTCTTTCTGAGAGCAGAGGGCATAGTTAGTAGAATTAGGCTGGGGTTGTGCTAGTGTAAGATTCCAGGTTCCTCTTCCACATCTGGAGCCAAACTGGAACATCTTCATTACAGTTGTGCTCttttaagagagagagggaggaactaAGAAGGTTCTCTATCCGTACATGTCAAATGTTGCTGCTGGAAAAGGAGCTCTTTTTGCTTCTTCTCCTGTCCCAATTTCCTTGTTCCACGATGCTGAGGAAATGTCCTTTGAAGCtgacaaaagaagaaaataagggcTTTCACTACTACAAGCCCGGAGACTACCTGATCACTGGAATAACatctaaaatattttctgtatattaCCCTTATGATTTCTCCAAGTCACCGACTCACAAATTGAAAAGGTAATTATCAATATGTACAAGATTTGAGAAAATGAGGGTTAATTTTACCCACAGCAGAGTCTTTTTTTAGGAATGATTTCCATTTCCCAGCTCCTTACATTGAGAAAAGAAGGTCATTAcagatactccttgacttacaagtgtttgtttaatgactgctggaagttacaacggcactgaaaaaagtgacatagcaccatttttcacagttatgacctttgcagcatccccatgaccacgtgatcaaaatccagatgcttggcagctgtttCATATTGATGGCCATTGCAGGGTCCTGGGGttgtgtgattcccttttgcaaacctctgacaagcaaagtcaagggggaagccaggttaatgtaacaatggtgttactaacagattaacagagctggaaaggaccttgtaggttgTCTAGTCTAACTCCGCAccttcccaagcaggagaccctacaccatttatgatagatggcagtccaatctcttcttgaaatcttccagtgatgaacctcccacaacttccgaaggcaaagctgttcccctgattgattgttctcactgtcagaaaaattctccttatttctaggttgaatctctccttgatcaatttccatccattattccttgtctggtcttcaggtgccttggaaaatagcttgaccctctcctctctgtggcagcccctcaaatactgaaagactgctatcatgtctcccctagtccttctcttcactagactagccatgcccagttcctgcaactgttcatcatatgttttagcctccagccccctaatcatcctagttgctcttctcttaaTTTATCCTTTAAAACCAATAAAAGGATCAATTTTAAAACATAGCTGTGTGTCTGATAATATTTACTACATTACGATATAGAAATATAAAGCTACATTAAGACAGATTTCCATAAACTGAAGAAGCAAATCCAGATGGAAGATGATGACCTTTTTGATATCTATTATGTTGCAGTATGAAGACGAGCTTCTTCCACATCCTGTCCTTCCTCTTTGCTGTTCATGAAATCAACCACAATCCAAAGCTCTTACCCAACATCACCTTGGGCTACAGCATCTATCAGACTTTTTTCAATGCAAGGATAACCTATGAGGCCATGATGGACCTGCTATCTACAGGGCAGGAGAACGTCCCAAACTACAGTTGTGGAAGACAAAAGAACCTGCTGGCAGTTCTTGAAGAGATGGATTCCGAACTCTTTGATCATATTTCTACTTTCTTGGGCCTctacaaaattccacaggtatGAAGCTAAATTGAATTTAAATTCCATGCTGTAAATTTTTCATGCTTACATTGAAACATTTGATTTTAATAATTCAAAGTAGAACAAACTACCAATATCTTCTCTTTCATCTTAGATCAACTATGGTGTTATCAGCCACATTCCTGAGCAAAATCatcgttttccttttttctaccGGATGACCCCAAAACAAGAACCTCCTTACTCAGCcattgtccagctgctcctgcatttCCGATGGACGTGGATCGGCCTCCTTTCTCAGGACAATGAAAGAGGAGAAAACTTTAAAAGAAGCTTGGAAACTCTAGCTGTAAAAAATGGGATTTGCATTGTCGTCTCAGAAACTATCCCAACAATGAATGCTGATTTACTTTTCGGGAAAATATTTGtgcaagaaagaagaaaaatgctctTTCTTCTTATAAATAGTCAAGTCAAAATTATTCTTTGCCAATTGGATTTTCAGGCCACAGCACTGATATCAGGACTAATAGAACATACTGAAAGACTTAATAACATTGTTGGGGGGAAAGTGTGGTTTGCAACAGCTTTGTCAGATACAAGTGTAGGAATGTTTTACTACGGGGTTGATCTCCAACACAAACatactttgttttcttttctcaccCAGACAAAGAGAAGGACACAATATTACAACTACAATTTATATGCCCTCACTGTCGAACAGTTTGGAAAGAAAGTGTTCCAATGTTTCTATGCAAAGCCTGTGCTTTCTAAGAAAGTTTGGGAAAGATGCACAGAAAAAGTAAGCCAGGAACTTCCACCCCATGATGTGGTTGCAAGAGTCCTGTCTGAGGATGGCTCCAGTATTTCCAAAGCAACACAAGCTGTGGCCTCAGTCTTCAATGCTGTCTCTTCTTCCCAAATGAGCAAGAAGAGTATGCATGTTGGAAACAATCAGTCACCCCAGATTgtacagccatggcaggtaagacTTCTTTTTCAAAGTTCCATGAAATTGGATGTAGGGAGGGTTGAGATATTCCAAACATCAGTTGCTGACtatgaaagagagggaaagggacagagacagtaacagaaacagagacagagacagacagagacagcaGACACAGAGacccacacagacagacagacagacagacaaagacagacaaagacggacagagacagagatagacagacatagcAGACACagcaaagacagagacagacaaacagagataTCTCCAAATTTGGTCCCCAAACAGGAACCCTATTAAAAAGTATGATTTCACAGCAAAATTCTTGGAGATGAAATAAATTCTTTAATTTTCCAGGTTATGTCATTTTGGATTTtgttaaaatgaaaatgataaatTATGGCTTGGTTGGAGAACttagtggttcctttaagaaacTGTAAGACACATAGTATCTGAAAAAGATCTctattccctgaaaataaagggagagtagctTCCCATGAAATCCTCAATTAACCCCTTTCAACCCAAGTTATGAGCTGAGGAGTTTAAATTATTCAGAGCACTTGTAATCTAGAATAATAGCCATAAAACATTGAATAAAGGCAGAAATAAGAATCTGCAAGCTGTATGTGTGATTTTCTTTGATTTGCAGCTTCATCAATTCATGAGAAACTTCCAACTTCACAATGTTTCCAGGGATGGGGTTTATTTGGATGAAAATGGAGTTCCTGCTGCTGACTTTGATATCATACACTGGACAGTTTTTCCCAACAAGTCGACTGCTGGGGTGAAAGTTGGGAGTGTAGAAAGAGAAGCCTCCTCGGAAGTCAAGGTCTCTATCAATCAGGGTGCCATCCAATGGCCAACATCATTTAACAAGGTAGCTGATGTTTCTTCATTTTTGCTCTCCTGTTTAACTCCACTATTCAGAAATCATTCCCGTCCAAACCAATGAAGATAACCTCCAGATAAAGGAATCTAAAGCCCTAGTAATTCAttagttaaggtaaaggttcccctcacaattacgtgctagtcattcccgactctaggggatggtgctcatctctgtttcaaagccgaagagccagtgctatccaaagatgtctccatggtaatatggccagcatgactaaatgccaaaggtgcacagagcactgttactttcccaccaaaggtggttcctatttttctacttccatttttacatgcttttgaactgctaggttggcagaagctgggacaagtaacaggagctcactccattatgcgtcactagggattcgaacagccaaactgtcaacctttctgattgacaagctcagcatcttagccactgagccaccatgtcccttcaaTTCATTAGTTATCATGTATCTTTTAGGATTTTTCAGAAGTTTGTCACAAGCTGGAACCTGTTGTACCATCAATAGTGTCACGTCCTCTACATTCTGCATTATTAAATTGGAAGATAATGTCATAATTCATAGCCCATGggataatttgaatttttttaaaagcccaaGGTTTCAAAGGCGTAATCCACTGGATGGTGTGAGAGAAAATGTCAAGTTGAGAATCTGTTGGGGGAAATTTGAGCAGTTGAAAAAAGGAATTTGCGTGCAATCTTTGTTggacttgaagagactagaaggatttgaaatgtggatttacaggtggctgttacatataaactgggttgacaaaatcagaaatgaggggGTGAataagccgcctgggaaagccaaggattatcatcaaaaccattaaaaagtgaaagaataTTTCAGACAATGCGATGTGACAcacagaaaaatacggcatccttcacttaatcctccagggaaagtcaatgaggtccaggcagaagaagaacatcatggcttcaaaatccatGGGACTGGTTTGAACAAAACTCAGCAGCCCATTTTCATGCGGCTGCTGAtaaaaaataggatcgccaacatgatcgccaatgtccgatGACAGATATGGCTGGCAGACCTGAAGATCCAAAGTTAAAGATGGCCCTGGCATGTTGGGGCTGTTacttgggggtgttacttggaaccttgacaatggcaggaggaggaggaggaggaggaggaggaggaggaggaggaggaggaggggaggaggaggagcaggaggaggaggaggaggaagaagaagaagaagaagaagaagaagaagaagaagaatttgtaTGCAATGATACAACGTTCAACTTTAGAAGAGACATCCAGAGACATTTTCAGCCAGATTCAGGGGGGGTTCATGCTAAAGAAAGGAGTGGGAGCCTCCCCTAAGGAGAAACATCTTTTGCAATGCAACTACTTTcctttggaatgaagaatagagcaAAGTATCgctgaagattctcagtcatcccagtcatggttgtcccaaaggtgctttttcaagaggcaattggacgtTCTGgctttccttttgaagatgtttcgcttctcatacaagaagcttctccagcatCCCCCAccatctcatccaagaatctccttggatgagaagcgaaacatgttcaaagaaaaaccagaaagtctagttgcctctttgGGGCAATAAAGCAAAATGTATGCTTCAGGAAAGGCTCAGCCCCAGTTTGAGcaatggccaaaattgtggaaaccttttaggAAAagtgaggtttgatggctaataacaccacttttttgggAGTTTCAAGCTAATCATATTCCACTGCTGGAATGGCCTGGGAATAGCCCAGACCTTaacccaattgaaaatctatggagCTGATTAAAGAAACTTCTTAGTCAGAAGcgacccagcaataaaacccagttaatagaagcaatcattcaattttggtttcacattat contains:
- the LOC116524091 gene encoding vomeronasal type-2 receptor 26-like encodes the protein MLRKCPLKLTKEENKGFHYYKPGDYLITGITSKIFSVYYPYDFSKSPTHKLKSMKTSFFHILSFLFAVHEINHNPKLLPNITLGYSIYQTFFNARITYEAMMDLLSTGQENVPNYSCGRQKNLLAVLEEMDSELFDHISTFLGLYKIPQINYGVISHIPEQNHRFPFFYRMTPKQEPPYSAIVQLLLHFRWTWIGLLSQDNERGENFKRSLETLATKRRTQYYNYNLYALTVEQFGKKVFQCFYAKPVLSKKVWERCTEKVSQELPPHDVVARVLSEDGSSISKATQAVASVFNAVSSSQMSKKSMHVGNNQSPQIVQPWQLHQFMRNFQLHNVSRDGVYLDENGVPAADFDIIHWTVFPNKSTAGVKVGSVEREASSEVKVSINQGAIQWPTSFNKMMPSSRCSESCYPGYAKLLREGAPICCYDCSLCMEGTFSIQEDAAHCEKCPDDQYSNKKRDQCVPKVITFLSYKENLGLILALFAISLSITTAFVLGIFIKYRETSLVKANNRDLTYVLLISLLLSFLTSLLFIGCPNTVTCLLRQTSFSIVFSVAVSSLLAKTVMVVVAFLTTKPGSRMKKWLGKSLSNSIVLSCSGVQVSICLIWLGNAPPFADSDLHSQPGQIILQCNEGSVAMFYNALGYMGFLAIICFIVAFLARKLPGTFNEAKWITFSMLVFCSVWISFVPTYLSTKGKYMVAVQIFSILASSLGLMGCIFIPKCFIIILRPDMNTKRHLIMRN